Part of the Brevibacillus brevis genome is shown below.
CCCTGAAATCGCGTCGACAAATTGCGGATCGGTTTCGGCGTAAAGATACACCAGCCTGTATTCCCGATTCCCTTTCCCGTCGTCCTTCCCCAGATAGGAGAGGGAGGGCTCCATGCCTTTTTCCAGCGTTTCACGTGCCGTTTTTTCCGGAATGACCAGCTTTGCGTCTGGCAGCTCTCCTTCATACTGCCTCCTCTATTTTTTCGATTGCCTGTGCTCCAGCACCGCTTTCATCAACTGAGCGGCTTCCGCCCTGGTCACTGGATCGTTCGGATGGAACGATTGGCTTTGCTCACCGGGCAAAAGCCCGAGGGAATGGAGAATCGTGACGGCCGGGGTATCCTTTTTCGCGACATCGGAATAGGGCGATACGAAAATCCCCGGCTTATCCAGCAGATCCCCGTAACCGAGCAGTCTGGCGAACATGTCTGCCGCCTGCGCGCGCGTGACGGCCTTGTCCGGTTCAAAGCGCGATCCTTCCTTGGGGATCAGTCCATACTGGACCGCCTTGTAGATGGCGGCGAACTGCGGATGCTTGTCATCGACATCCGCAAACGGGAAGGGATTTTCTCCCTCGTCATCCGAGCTGGAGACGTGAGAGGAATGAAACTCGATACGGTTGGTCATCCGGGCCAGCATCTGCGCCAGTTCGCCTCGTGTCACCTGCTTGTCAGGCTCGAGGCTGCCTCCTTCCGCCGTCAGCAAGCCCATGCGCTGGGCGAACTCCAGAGCTTCCTGCTGCGGGTGGTCGGCAATATCGCCGGGCCGCTGCTTTTTTTGCTCCTGCTTGAAGCTGATCCATTCGCCGGTCAGCCCATCCACGACTCCTTGGTCGCCAACATAGCGATACACCAGCATGACCTTTTGGTTAGCTGCGGGCATCTGTACGTGGCGCTGTTGCGGCGTGTAGTACGTCAGCATCACTGATTTCTGCTGTCGCTCGGCTTTCTTGGCGGCCGAAGCGTCGATCGCTTTCCGCTTGTCCCCGGCGAGATACGTCCGGTCTTCCGGACGCACTTCCAACAGCTCCGCCTCTCCCGACTGCGGATTGACCTGCACGAAAAACTCCGCGTCTTCGATCGGCACGCCGTCCTTTATCCATCCAAACCGAATCTCGTATGCCCTGCCGCGCTCCAATTGATTCTGCAGATCCTCATCCGAAGGCTGTTGATCCAGCAAGTAGATTTCACCCAGACGGTCCGATAAAAGATTCTTCACCAGAGCTGCTGCGCTTGCCTCTGCCTCCTTCCAGGACACGGCTTTCTCGATTTTTGCGCCGTCCTCCCGGAACCGAGCCCGCTCGCTGGTGCTGAACTCGTCCAGTTGCCCGCGATCGTCGATCCGCACCTGCACCGTATCTCCTGGCTTGCCTTTGGTATGAAGAGGCGTAAAATCAAACTTCCAGTTGCGAACCTCGATCCCGCCAGGGCCCGACCTGCCTCCTCCGCCCCGGCTGCCTTCCGAACGGTATTCGCCGGGCAGTTTTTTGATCAGCTGTTCGGCGATTTGCTGGGCCTGCTCTTTGGTCACCCGCGTCCGGCTGTCGTCCTGCGGGGAGACCGTCGTACCCAGCGGCTGCACGCCCTTGCTTTCCGCAAGTTGGCCCAGAGCGTTGACAACAGCGCCTGAAACGGCGTCCACGAACTGGGGATCCCTTGGGCTGTATTCGTAGACCAGCTTGTACTTTCCGCTGTCCTGATCATAGGCTCCGGTCATGCTGGACAGCTCCTTGTAGAGGAGGGAGGGACCCGCTTTTTCCGCCAGCAGCTTTTCCGCCTGTTCCACAGGCAACACGCTTGTGGGCTCAGGCAGTTCGCCTTTGGTCCACTCCCGGGTGAACGAGCTAACTTCTCCCGAGCGGTCGACGACTACTTGAAAACCGTTTTCCAGAAACGGCAGCCCGTTTTCTACTCTCGTAAACGTAAACGCATGCTCCGAAATATCGGTAGAATAGAATCGTAGAGGGCCGTATTGATTGGGCTTGGCCAGCTCTTTTCGTTCGTCCGCGCTGGTGACCCGCTGCAAAAAATCCGTCGCCACTTCCAGCGCCTTCTCCTGGCTGATCGATGCGGACGGCGATGTGGCCTTGGCCGAAGAATCGTAACGCGAATATTGGAGCAATTCTCCGGTTGCTGCATCGATTCGGACATAGATCCCGCTCTCGTCCTTTTTATCCTGCCACGTGATCTGCCAGCTGGACTGGCCGAAGAAGCGCTCACGCTCCGCGTCGAGAAACATAGCGTCTTCTTGCTTGTAGTCTTGCGGAATCGCGATCCACTTTTGGGCGAGCCCGATCGCTTGCTCCTTCGTGACATGAGGAGAAGCCGACTCGGCGGCGTATGCAACAGGGGGTGCAGCAGGCAACGGAATCCCGAGCGTCGGCGTCAAAACAAGCGCAAGCGACATTCCCGCAGCCATTTTCCACGCGGGGGTTTCTTTCCTCACAAAAACATCTCCTTTTCCAAACTTTGTATACATTCCCCATTTTACCATTAATTTGGAAAAAACAAAAAAGATCTGCCCGCAACAGTTGGCTGCGGGCAGACCTTCTCGTTTCTTTCGTTATACTTCGAGCATTTTTCCGAGCGACTCGACATTCAGCACATTTCCCACCAGGAAATTGCCGAACTCGCCGAAGCGGGCGCTCACTTCGTCAAAGCGCATTTCATACACGATGTGCTTGAATTCCAGCGGATCGTTGGCAAACAGGGTGACGCCCCACTCCCAATCGTCGAAGCCGACGGAGCCGCCGATGATTTGTTTGACCTTGCCGGCGTACTTGCGGCCGATCATGCCGTGGGAGCGCATCATTTCCTGGCGCTCCTGCATCGTCAGCATGTACCAGTTGTCCTGCAGCTCGCGTTTTTTGTTCATCGGGTAGAAGCAGATGTGCTCCCACTTCGGCAGGATCGGATACAGGCGTTCACGCACGTGCGGGTTGGCCTTCGGATCTTCGCCCGGATTGTTTACGTAATTGCTCAGCTCTACGACAGACACGTAGGAGTACGGAGCTTGTGTATATGTAGCAAAGCGAGTCTTGTTGAACGCCGTCTTGATCTCATCGAGCTCCTGCATGGTCGGGCGCAGGAACATGAACACCAGGTCGGCCTTGTGGCCCAGAATGGAATAGATGGCTGTGCTGCCTTGCTTCTCCGCTTCATTCGCTTCCCACGTGCGAATCAGGGCGTTCAGCTCGTCCAACGCCGCCTGGCGCTCCTGCTCGGATGCCGCTCTCCATTTTTCCCAGTTGATGGTGCGGAAATTGTGGTACGTATACCAACCTTCCAATGTAAGCAACGCTTCGTTTGCGCTCACCTGAAATCAGCTCCTTTGAAAAATCTGGTTATCCCCTTGGCAACATTCCCAGTATAGCATAAGGAGCTGACTGATATTCGGAACAGATTGGTGAACAAGCGTTCTTTCCCTTTTCGCATGGCTAAGCTCGCGTTTTCGCCGACAGCCTCGACGCTGCTTCCTCGTCCACGATCACGGTGACGTCGGGATGCTGCTGCAAAAGCGACGCCGGCACATCCGCCGTCATTTCTCCCTCGATCATGCGGCGCACTGCCTCCGCTTTGGCCTCGCCGCTTGCCAGCAGTACGATTTTTTTCGCGCCGAGAATGGTGCGAATCCCCATGGAAACGGCCTGGGTCGGCACTTCATCGATTGTATCGAAAAAGCGGGCGTTCGCCTGAATGGTGCTCTCTGTGAGCTGAACCACACGGGTCGTCGTCTCTTGCCCGGATCCCGGCTCGTTGAAGCCGATATGACCGTTGTTGCCGATGCCCAGCACCTGGATGTCGATACCGCCTGCCGCGGCGATGGCTTGCTCGTACCGCTGACATTCGGCTGCGAGATCGGCTGCATCCCCCCGCGGTATGTTGGTTTGGTCTGCCGGGAGATTGATGTGGGAGAACAGGTTTTGCTCCATGTACGTCCGGTAGCTTTGCGGATGATGGCCAGGCAAGCCGACATACTCATCCAGATTAAAGCTGGTCGCGCGCGAAAAATCGATCCCTTCCGTCCTGCAGAGCTCGACCAGCTCCCGATACATGCCGACCGGGGTCCCACCTGTCGCCAGCCCCAGTACCGTCTCCGGATTGCGGGTGACCTCATCCGCGAGCAGCCGTGCTGCCTGCTTGCTCATCTCGTCGTAGTCTTTTGCGATCACAAGCTTCATCCAACGTTTCACTCCTGTTAATATTTTCGCTCCAGGACAGCTTTGGCCGTCCGTTCCTTGTACATCAACGCTTTTTCTTTGTTGCGCATCGCGATGGCCGTGAAAATGACATCGAGTACGTGCAATTGCGCCATTTTGGCTGCCAGCGACCCGCCTTGCAGAGGCCCTTCCTGCGCCGCCGTCAGCAAGGTGATGTCCGCCACGTTGGTGATCGGCGAGCGGCGGTAATGCGTCACGCAAATAGCGGTAGCCCCCGCCTCTTTCGCCACTTTCAACGAGTCGATCGTATCTTTCGTGCTGCCCGAGACGGACAATCCTACTGCCACATCTCCGGGGCCGAGCGTCGCCGCCGCCATCGCCTGCAGGTGAGACTCGGTGAACGCATCGACCCGCAGCCCGATGCGCAGGCAGGTGTACTTGGCATCCTGTGCCGTCACCGCCGAAGTGCCCACGCCGTAAAAGTGAATCGTTCCGGCAGTCCGCAATAGCTCGATACAGCGCTCCAGCGTGTCCATCTCGAACAGTGCATTTGTATCTTCGATGGCTTGGCGATTTGTCGCCGTCACCTTCTGCGCGATGATTCCAAGCGAATCGTCTTCGCCGACTTCTCCGTGCAGGTTTTTCACCGGATTCACCAGCTCTTGCGCCAGCGCGAGCTTGAACTCCTGATAACCGCGAAATCCGATCTTCCGGCAGAAGCGCAGAACCGTCGTCTCGCCTACCTCCGCCTTTTCCGCCAAGTCGATGACGGAGGAGTAAATGACGCTTTCCGTCTGGGCGAGCACGATCTGCGCCACTTTTTGCTCCGACTTGGTAAAGGAAGGCAGCAAGCTTTGAATTTCCAGCAGGGTATTCGTTTTTACGCCCGCTCCGGACAAAGCGTCCAATCCTTCCTCCTGTCGTCCGGCCATCCGTTTTCCCTCCCATATCAAAAAGGCTGTAGTTTTCCTACAGCCATTATACACAAAAAGGAGTAATCCACCACATATTTTATTGGTAGTGGAGTTTTTCTCCATTTTGTACTCTTCCGGTTGTTTCCCTAACAGGATCTTACTCGTACGTAGCCAACAGCAAGCTGAACCCGCAAAAGAAAATCCAGCACGGTAGTCGCTCCTGTCTCGACAGTTGCCACAGCAGCTTCTGCTGCATAGCCGGGGGCACTGACGACGACCAGATAGCTGCCTGGGGCAAGATCGGGGACGATATACCGCCCCTGGCCGTCCGTTTGCACGGTCGCCACGATCCCTACCGGCGACTGTCTTGCTTGCACACGCACGACCGCTCCCGCAATGGGCAATCCTGTGGCCGACGAGCGAACGGCTCCTGTGATGCTCCCCGTCGCAGACAGGCGAATGGTGATAAACGTCGTCTGATCGGCCAGCACGACGGCTTGGGCGCTTCCCATCCCGATCCCGGGTATCATCCCTTGGACCGTGTACGTACCTGGAGCTACGTTGACAAAACGGAACGTGCCGTCCGGCTGCGCCAGGATGTTCTGCAGGCGCACACGGTTTGCATCGAACAAGGCGAGCTGAATGTTGTTGCCTTGCGCCTGGGCCCCGTCAGGAAGCAGCACGCTCCCCGAGATGTCCCCAGCCAGCGGCAGCATCCCTACCGTTTTAGTAGCAGTCTGGCCGCCGAGTACGGAAACCGTACGGTAGGTGGTCCCGTAACCATCCGCGCTGGCGATGACGTTGTACATTCCTTCCGGCAGACCGGCGACAAGGAATTGCCCTTCGTTATTCGTAACCGTATTGGAGACGAATTGACCGTTGGCATAGAGCTGAATGGCTACCGCAGCTCCCGAGATGGAAAGTCCGGTCACCTGATCGATGACCGATCCGGCCAGGCTTCCCGGCAGCGCAGCCATCGTCAGCGTGAGTCCCGCGACCGTCTGTCCTGCCCCGACGGTCACGGTCTGCATGGCTGCAGCGAAGCCGCTTTCCATCGCACGGACGATGTAGGTGCCCGGCGGGAGATTGCCTATCGAATAGTTGCCGAGATCGTCGGTGACTGCGCTCCCGAACAGTGTCCCGTGCGAATCTTTTACCTGCACGGACGCATTGGGGATGGAAGTCCCTGCGTCAGTTTGCACGCGTCCCGTGACCGTAGCCGGGTTGGGTGGAAGGCCCACTGCGATGACCGTGGTGGTAACCGAAAAGATCGTCGCTCCCACTACTTGCGTCGCGTAACGGTCCGTGCTGATCGACAGCGTGTAGGTCAGCGGAGCCAATCCTTCGATCACAAAATGCCCCAGTCCGTCCGTGATGGTCCGCGCCAGCAAATTGTTGGTGGACGGAAAGTAGACAATCACGTCGACTCCTACCAGCGGTGTTCCGTCAAACGCATCCAAGACTGTCCCCCGGAGTGTTCCCGGGTCGGGGATCAGCTGGACATCTACCATCGCGGTCGCCCCCGCCTCCACCGCAAAAGAGACGTTCTGGCGTTGGTAATCTGCTTGGCGGACAAGCAAGGTGTAATTCCCAGCCTGAAATCCGTCGATCATGTACCTGCCCTGTGCATCCGTCTGGGAAGAAAAAAGAATGGTGCTGTTGTCGTCGAGAAGACGGACCAGCGAGTTTGGCAAGGGAGTGCTGACCCATGCGTCACTGACCTCGCCCGAAACGCCGGACGGCAAAGGCGGCAGAGAGAAATCCAGCACGGTCGCAGCTCCCTGACCAACCAGCGTCGTGGAAGCCTCGGCCGCATACTCAGCGGCAGTGGCGATCAGCGTGTAGCTTCCCGCACTCAGACCGCCGGTTGAATAGCTGCCTTGATCATTCGCCACGAGAATCGTCATGATCGTACCCGAAGGGCTTCCTTGCCTGACCGTTATGACCGCTCCCGGGATTGGCAGTCCAGAGCTTTCATCCCGTACCGTGCCGGCAATGCTCCCCGGCAATCCGACCAGGGCAAAGCTTAGGACAGAAGAGCTCCCTGCCTGTATTTCGGCACCCGCTGCATCGCTCCCGAATCCTGCTGCACTCGTATTCACCGTGTACACGCCAGGGGCCAGATGGCTCACCGAATAATTCCCGTACGGATCCGTCACTACCGAGACGACCGGCGCTCGTGTGCTGTCGTACACAATCACGGTAGCACCTGGGATGGGCAAGCCTGTATTTTGGTCGGTAACGGTGCCGGACAGGCTGCCCGGATCTGCTGTCAATGTTTGCTGGAAGTTGGACGTTTGCCCCGCTTGCAGGAGCACCGACTGGGAGGCAGACGAAAAATAGGGAGCAGAGACCGTGACATTGATCACTTGGGGAGGCAGATTCTCGATTTGGAATGTCCCTAGACCGTCCGTAAGCACTTGGGTAATCAGCAAGCCCCGCACATCAGTCACAAGCACTTTGCTGCCGGGGATCCCCATACCCGTTGCCTGATTCATCACGAGTCCGGACAGGACAGCAGGAAGATCCTTCAGGACGACCGTAGCGCTGGCGACGGCATTCGCCGTTACTGTCACTCCGACGCTCCCGGCTCCGTACCCGGGGGCGTTTCCCAGTACCGTATACGTTCCGGGAGCTACATTGCCGAAGGAAAACGTGCCATCTGCGCTTGCCAGCAGGCTTTGCAGGACTACTTGGGCATTATCCAGCAGCTTGACGTTTAGATTGCTCCCGGTGACAGGAGTCCCCTGTCCGTTTACGATGACACCCGCGACAGCTCCGGGCAGGGGAAACAGAACGCTGCTTGCGTCTGTCGTATCTCCGCTAACCACATTGACGCCAATCGTTCTTGCCGCATAACCGGGGGCGCTAGCTGCCACCGTATAGGCTCCTGGCACAAGATGATTGATCACGAAATTGCCAAACATATCTGTATGGGTCGAGGCTGCAACATTTCCGGCGCTGACAGAGCGAACGAGGATGGACGCGCCGACGAGCGGGGTACCCGGGGCGGAGGCATCTGCAATTTGACCGCTGATTCCCCCCGGATTGGCTGTGAGGACGAAGCCAAGGCCCGTCTCGCTTTCCCCCGGTGCGAGGGTCACCCCGACCATTCCATTTGAAAACCCTGGCGCCGTCGCCGTCACGGTAAAGGTCCCCGCAGGGAGATTGCCGATCGTATACGCACCAGATGCATCTGTATAGCCAAACCCCAATGTCGTTTCGCCTGCGTCCAATACGCGGATGATCGCATTGCTGATTGGCGTAAGTCCGGTGTCTCGTACCGTCCCCGCGATCATAGCAGGGTCGGGGGTCATGCTCAGCGACACGTAAGACGTTCCGCCGGCGGAGACGACCGTACCCACCGACTGGACAGAATAACCGGCCGCAGCAGCCGTCACTACATAAGTTTCGGGTGCTACTCCCGCAAGCGAAAACGTCCCGTCCTCCCCGGTCAATTGAGAAGCGATGAGGATATTTTGGATATCGAAAATTCGCACGACGGTACCCGGAACCGCAGGAGCGATCACACCCTTGATCGTCCCGAACTCCATGGCAAGCAAGCTCTCTACCGAGGTGGTCGTATCGGCCAAAACGTTGGCGCCCGTGCGATTGGACTGGTAGCCGCCGGCAGAACCGATGACCGTGTAATGGCCGGCTCCCAGCCCGGACATCTGAAAATTCCCTTGGCTGTCCGTCCTGGCGGTGTCTACAAGCGAGCCGTTGGCGTCCAGAACATTCACTTGCGCCCCCGCAATTGGCGCCGATGTTCCTTGTGCCAAGATACGCCCTTGAATCTCGCCGGGACTGGGGAACAAGGATAGGGAAACGGTCGTGGCCGCATTTGCCGAAACAGCTGCCGTTGCGCTGCCGCTTCGGTAATCCGCAGCGCTTACCGACACGGTATAGCTGCCAGGCGAAAGCCCGGAAATGACGTAGTTGCCCGACAGATCGCTGTATGTGGACGCAACTACCGCTCCAGCGCTGTTGAGGACACTCACCTCCACATTCGCCCCTGTGATCGGCAGACCGTTCGTTGCATCGAGGATCGTGCCGAAAATGGATCCGGGCAAATCGGCCAGCTGGGCATTCAATGTCGTCGTTGCTCCGGATTGGATCACGGCTGCTGTCACGTAGGTCGCTTTATCGGCGGCAGAAACCATGACCGCATACGATTGCGGCAGCAACCCCGGCACTCCGTATTGCCCGTTGCCGTCCGTCAGCACACTCGCCGCGACTGGACCTCCGGGCACATTTTCCCGGACAGTCACAAGCGCTCCCTGGATGGGCTGGCCGGAGCTGTCTACGACCTGCCCCGCCAACGCCCCCGCCGTAGAAAGAAGGACCATGCTCAAAATCGTCATCTGCATCGGATAGATGGTAGCCCCCAGAGTCACGGTAGCAAACGTATCAGCGTTGGCCGTTACCAAGTAGGAATCCGGTGCAAGATGGGGAAAAGAAAAGCCGCCCGCTGCATCCGTCAAGGCATGGGCAATCGGAACCGCCCCCTTGGAAACCGTCACCGTCCCATTCGCGATCGGATTCATCGCGGTGTCCGTCATCGTTCCGCTCAAAACTCCTGCCAAAAATTCCAGCGCCAGGTCAGCCTGAGTCGTGCCTCCCGCAGATACCTGGATTCCTACCGTTTTACTGGCGTATCCTTGTGCAACAACTACTAGCGCATAAGAACCTGGGGGAATAGAGGAAAGGGTGTACTCCCCATTGATGTCCGTCAAGGTACTGCCTACTATTACACCACCGGTCGTTACAACCTTGACGCTGGCGAATGCCAGATCCGCAGATGTCTCCCCGTCCGTGACGGTTCCGCTGACCGTCCCTGGGAGAGCAGACAAGCGAAACGAAAGAATTTTCGCATCCCCAGGGACCAGTGAGACGCCTGCGTACTGAGCGGAGAACCCAGCGGCGCTTGCCCGCACTTGATACACCCCCGCCGTCAGCTTGTTCAACAGGTAGGCCCCTGTGCCATCCGTCGCAGCTTCCGTCACCGGCATTCCCGATTGGCTGAGGACTTCTACAAGTGCGCCAACGACCGGGACGTTGCCGGGTCCGGTCACGGCTCCGGACAGTTGGGCAGGCAACGGCTGCAGCACGACATCGTGCGTCGTTGATTGGGCTTTGCCGACATTGACTGCAGCAGAATTCGATTGGCACGCATCCGCACTGACCGTTACCGTATAGGCTCCGGGCGCTATGCCAGCGAACTGGTACGTCCCGGAAGCCCCGGTCGCCACCTGCGAGACCGTGACACCCGCGCCGTTAACCAGCTTGACTAATGCACCCGCGATAGGGGCCGCTCCCTGAATTGTCACCGTTCCCGCTATACTCCCCGGGGTCGGAGACAGCAGGACGGTCGCATGGGTGGTTTGGCCCAAAGACACCGTCGCGATTTGAATCTTTTGGTCATAGGTGGGAAGCGACACCGCCAAGGAGTAGGTAGCCGGAGTCAGCCCCGCAAAGGAATAGGCCCCATCGGCATTGGAGGTGGTCGTTCCCACAAGAGCGAGACTGCTGTCGAACAGCTCCGCCGTGGCACCGGCCAGCGGAAAATTCGTCGCTTGATCGAGGACGACCCCCGCGATACTTCCTGACGCAATGACGTTCAGGAAAATCTGGTCTTGGACCGGCGCGATCTTTCCTCCCGAAAAGCTGTCCAATCCGGAGACCATAGCCGTGTCGAGGCTTCGAGTCCCTCCGGAAGAATTGGTGTAGATGCCGCTCACGGTAAACGCTAGCGTTGCTGTCGCACCTGCCGCCACATTGCCGAGTGTCCAGCTGAGGACCTTTGTCAGCGGATTGTAGACAACCGACCCGGTACTCGCGCTGTTCACGGTAATAGCCGTGATTTGGTCGAGCTCGATCAGATCGTTTACCACCACATTGTTTGCCTGGCTTTTCCCCGGATTTGACACGACGATGCTTCCTGTCCACTGGGAGACCTGGCCCGTCGTGACGTTGCCAGGCCCTCCTGTCAGCTGCTTGTCGATTGCCAGACCCGCACGGACGTCGCTGACCGCAACCGTACCGGGATTGCTGAAGGCCGCTGTAAAGGCAAAGCCTTCGCTCGCCCGCAGCGAATCCTTGTTGTAGTTGTTGTCGTTCGCAGAAGAAAACGGGATGAAGCGCAGCGAAGTCAATGTATTGATCGACAAAGTGGAAAGGAATGCCGCTGCCGGCATCACCAGGTCGATGAAATAATCCGGCGTTCCGCCGAAATTGGAACCGTCGCCCGTCAGCCTTACCCGCGCCGTATCAAAGTTGATAATCGGCGACTGCCAGTTCGGCGTACCGTTTCCATCGGTCCCTTCGGCTGGGTCGTTCCAGGAGTTGGCTTGGACTATCGTATTCTGTATCAAGGCAATCCGGTTGCGCAGTCCTTGTACGCCGAGCATCCACTGGTACGTTCCTGCTACACCGTTTGTGTTGATCAGATATCCCCAGGCAAAGTTCTGAAACCCTGTCTTTTGGGAATTCCGGGGGTCTTCGTTGACGCGCATCCGAAAGTACAGGGTAGTGCCGTCGTAGGCCAGAAACACCGCCGGAAACGTCGCATCGCCGACGATGTCCGCACTTCCCGGAGACTCATCGTTGGGCACATCGCCGAACGGTACTCCGCCAAGAGAAAAGGGGATGAACTGGTTGTCTGCAGGGTAGGCCATGTAAACTCACCTCTTGCCTTTACGTTATGTACCCACATCCCCCAAGCGCTGTAAATCCCTCCAAATCGGGCTTATCCGCTTCTGTCCCATGTACAAAAAGAGGCCCCCGCCCACCAAATCAGTGAGCGGAGGCCTCTGCCTCGTTCCGTTTTTCCTTACCCAAACACGCGATATCCGAGCATGATGACGGCGACCATTACGATGAGCGCCCCGATGAAAAAGCCGATGCTGCCTTCATTCCTGCGTGCTTTGCCCATCGTCATTTCGATGAGGCCGAACGATACGATGGCGAGCAGTCCTTTTACATAGTAATACACATCGCTGGTATGGAATTGGAACAGCATCCACAAGCCGGTAACGAGAATGATGACCATCATGAGCCTAAGCAGCATGTGAAGAACTTTTGCCACTGTGGTTTTGCCGGCGCGATACAGGATGTACCCGACGATCAAGAGGACAAAGGCGAGCTCCCAGCTTCCGACATGCGCTTTCAACAACGCAGTACCCAAGCGAAATCAACTCCTTGATTCTAATTATTGCCTGTCCACGACATTATAACAGAAGTGTCGGTTGCATGCAGATGCCTGAACACATGGCATTATTGTGACAGAAGTGTCGGGAAGAGTGCGAGGGCTTCGCTTCGTGGTTTTCTTCTGCCACACTCTCGTGCCGGGGGCGGAAAAAGGGGAAAACGCTCCAGGTTAGTACGGACACTGCTCGGGGGTCTTTCCTGGCCGGCTCCGCTCCAAAAGTGGAACGGCGGCCAAAGTTGTGATCTCAGAGAGCTTTCTCATGGGTGGCCGCTCAAGCGTGTTCCACTTTTTCCGCTCCTCGATTTTCCCGCTTTCTTTCGTATTGAACCGCGTGCCCCACCCTCTGATCTGATCGGGAAACCACGGCTTCCGGGCAAGTACTAGCATCTAAATCCCGGGCTCTTAGTGTACGGGCTAACAGAATCGCTCCGCTCATTGCAGCAACGTACTCCCCATTCAGAACACGAATCAAAAAAGGCTGCACAAATCGCGCAGCCTTTGCCTTTACCTCTGCTCTCTGCTCACTTCTCTTCCTACCATCAACGCAGCAGAAAACCGTCTTTCAGTGGATCGGTCGGGTCGACGACGAATTGGTGGAGGCCGGTGATGAAGGCCTTGCCTTCGATTGTCGGGATGATCGCCTCATATTTGCCTACCTGGGTGGTGGCGGTTACGGTGCCGACGAATTGGCTGTTGACGATTCCTTCGTGGACGAACGGCTCCCCGGCTGCCAGCTGTCCCCGGGCAAACAATGTGGCAAGTCGTGCAGCCGTGCCTGTGCCGCAGGGGGAGCGGTCGATTTGTTTGTCTGCAAATATGGTGACATTGCGCAGGTGCGAGGTCGGCTTTTTCGGCTCGTCGGAAATGATGACTCCGTAAATGCCGGTGAGCTCGGGTTCCAGCGGGTGGACGACCGTGAGCTTTGATTCGAGCTGCTCCTTGATCCGGGCTCCCCACTCCTGGAGCTGGGGCAATTGTTCGATTTCCACCTGCACGCCCAAATCTTTCGCCTGCACGACGGCGTAAAAGGCTCCACCGAAGGCGACGTCGACAACAAAAGAGCGATCCCCCCACTCGATTGGGACATCCTGGGCAAACACGAAAGAAGGGACGTTTTCAAACGTGACGGACTTCACCTGGTCGTCTTCCACCCGCGCCTGCGCCCGGATGCGGCCGGCAGGACTGTCGATGACGAGGCCGTCCTGGACGTCTTCCGCCTTCAATAGTCCTGTTTCGTATGCAGCCGTGACAACCGCGATGATGCCGTGGCCGCACATGGTGCTGTATCCTTCGTTGTGCATGAACAGCA
Proteins encoded:
- a CDS encoding proline racemase family protein, which gives rise to MKINQLFTTIDSHTGGEPLRIITGGIPPLKGETILEKRKYFREELDDIRRVLMYEPRGHHGMYGCVMTAPVSTDAAFGVLFMHNEGYSTMCGHGIIAVVTAAYETGLLKAEDVQDGLVIDSPAGRIRAQARVEDDQVKSVTFENVPSFVFAQDVPIEWGDRSFVVDVAFGGAFYAVVQAKDLGVQVEIEQLPQLQEWGARIKEQLESKLTVVHPLEPELTGIYGVIISDEPKKPTSHLRNVTIFADKQIDRSPCGTGTAARLATLFARGQLAAGEPFVHEGIVNSQFVGTVTATTQVGKYEAIIPTIEGKAFITGLHQFVVDPTDPLKDGFLLR